One window of the Vigna radiata var. radiata cultivar VC1973A chromosome 1, Vradiata_ver6, whole genome shotgun sequence genome contains the following:
- the LOC106766978 gene encoding 2-methylene-furan-3-one reductase-like (The RefSeq protein has 2 frameshifts compared to this genomic sequence): protein MTSIPSHMRAWIYSEYGNIEEVLKFDPNVPTPHLMENQVLIKVVAAAINPVDYKRALGHFKDIDSPLPTAPGYDVAGVVVKVGNQVKKFQVGDEVYGDINEVTLDHPKTIGSLAEYTAVEEKVLAHKPSNLSFVEAASLPLAIITAYQGLETAQFSVGKSILVLGGAGGVGSLVIQIAKHIFGASKIAATGSTGKLELFENLGTDLPIDYTKENFEELAEKFDVVYDAVGQSERALKSVKEGGKVVTIVAPATPPAIPFLLTSDGDLLEKLRPYLENGQVKPILDPKSPFPFSQTVEAFSYLKTNRATGKVVIYPIP, encoded by the exons ATGACAAGTATTCCATCTCACATGAGAGCTTGGATCTACTCTGAATATGGGAACATAGAAGAGGTTCTCAAGTTTGATCCTAATGTGCCCACACCACACCTCATGGAAAACCAAGTGCTCATCAAAGTTGTGGCTGCAGCCATTAATCCAGTAGATTATAAGAGAGCTCTTGGTCATTTCAAGGACATTGACTCTCCTTTACCA ACTGCACCAGGGTACGATGTTGCTGGTGTGGTGGTGAAAGTGGGAAATCAAGTGAAGAAATTTCAGGTTGGAGATGAAGTTTATGGTGACATCAATGAGGTTACTCTGGACCATCCAAAGACTATTGGCAGTTTAGCTGAATATACTGCAGTTGAAGAGAAAGTATTGGCTCACAAACCCTCCAATTTGAGTTTTGTTGAAGCTGCAAGCCTCCCTTTGGCAATCATAACTGCTTATCAAGGACTTGAAACTGCTCAGTTCTCTGTTGGCAAATCTATACTTGTTCTGGGAGGAGCTGGTGGAGTTGGATCCCTTGTTATTCAG ATCGCCAAACATATATTTGGTGCATCTAAGATAGCAGCTACTGGTAGTACTGGAAAACTGGAATTGTTGAGAAACTTGGGAACAGACTTGCCTATAGACTACACAAAAGAGAACTTTGAAGAACTTGCAGAGAAGTTTGATGTGGTGTACGATGCAGTAG GGCAGAGTGAAAGAGCATTGAAGAGTGTTAAAGAAGGTGGTAAAGTTGTGACAATAGTGGCACCTGCAACTCCACCAGCTATCCCTTTCTTGCTCACTTCTGATGGTGATTTGCTGGAGAAATTGAGACCTTACTTGGAGAATGGACAGGTGAAGCCAATATTGGATCCTAAGAGTCCCTTTCCATTTTCTCAGACAGTGGAAGcattttcatatttgaagaCTAACAGAGCTACTGGGAAAGTGGTCATATATCCCATTCCATAA
- the LOC106754179 gene encoding YDG domain-containing protein At5g47150-like — MNASKSFQKRHEGCSRSLSSGKELSEVFVKRRKVNQALVTFKNLIDKLMYQYKVYESENSMAKNKNKALMEAAMTMRREHQWENTQKCVGHILGIDVGDIFQHRVELNVIGLHRQFWNGIDYKIMDNSLLATSIVVTHRHDNVRRSNGTLVYEGEGGNPDVGRNVPLRDQKLKGGNLALKNSMQARSPVRVILKVSGKFDAAFSCNRSNSDFSYVYDGLYLVDTMNIERGKYGKLVFKFGLNRILGQPETCVSLKDHGENSRQLANFSTRKKLEPKVCVAEKEVVRVKDLSNGKEKFTIRVVAPIDCVELPTSFDYVVSNIYSEKFEQKIVSASGRKRVAKCRMVVIKDLLLRWNHRLYMSVAHLASAPLLASTE; from the exons ATGAATGCTTCAAAGTCCTTTCAGAAAAGGCATGAAGGTTGCTCCCGTAGTCTTTCTTCTGGCAAAGAATTGAGTGAAGTGTTTGTGAAACGCAGGAAGGTGAATCAAGCATTGGTGACATTCAAGAACTTGATTGACAAATTAATGTATCAGTATAAAGTGTACGAATCTGAGAATTCTATGgctaagaataagaataaagcTCTGATGGAAGCAGCAATGACAATGAGAAGAGAACATCAATGGGAGAACACTCAAAAGTGCGTGGGACATATACTAGGAATCGATGTGGGTGATATTTTTCAGCACCGGGTTGAACTCAATGTCATTGGCCTCCATAGACAGTTTTGGAATGGAATTGATTATAAGATAATGGACAACAGTTTGTTGGCCACAAGCATCGTGGTAACACATCGCCATGATAATGTTAGAAGATCTAATGGTACCTTGGTTTATGAAGGTGAAGGAGGAAATCCCGATGTTGGAAGAAATGTTCCACTTCGTGATCAAAAACTGAAAGGAGGAAATTTGGCACTGAAAAATAGCATGCAAGCTAGAAGTCCAGTGAGAGTTATATTGAAAGTTAGTGGAAAGTTTGATGCTGCATTCAGTTGCAATAGGAGTAATTCTGATTTCTCATACGTTTATGATGGTTTGTATTTGGTGGATACAATGAACATAGAAAGAGGGAAATATGGAAAGCTTGTGTTCAAGTTTGGACTGAATAGAATTTTAGGACAACCTGAAACTTGTGTTTCCCTTAAGGACCATGGGGAAAATTCAAGGCAACTTGCAAATTTTAGTACTAGGAAGAAACTCGAGCCGAAAGTTTGTGTTGCTGAAAAGGAGGTTGTTCGAGTTAAAGATCTTTCAAATGGTAAGGAGAAGTTTACTATTAGGGTGGTGGCTCCAATTGATTGTGTTGAGCTACCCACATCCTTTGATTATGTTGTAAGTAACATTTACTCAGAGAAGTTCGAGCAG AAAATTGTGTCTGCTTCAGGAAGAAAAAGGGTAGCAAAATGCCGAATGGTTGTAATAAAAGACTTGCTTCTGAGATGGAATCATCGCTTATATATGAGTGTGGCCCATCTTGCAAGTGCTCCTCTTCTTGCATCAACCGAGTAA
- the LOC106769188 gene encoding CASP-like protein N24, with the protein MSTTKSEAPSEEKRGGRMKRHSEKTEEEEEEVKPSKKKEQRHKQQQQQHHSISKPPSAPTLQDSFNNSHSNHSFSESDLQMVVASQSQSMSDDAIKVVKEAVNKSIKSAAVMAVEKVEEGARDAVADDDGVSKKVSKWYIVLLSLRIAAFLFCKIAFSVLVSDRKKKVRKAPPSRRWNESPPNTWYTFTIETPVPTPELDYDELHWYQFQEFKYCLSVNVIGFVYSALQIFDLGKYFVTKRHTIDPKLRGYLNFAMDQVMAYLLISASSSAATTAHYWTNEVSEGDKFLEIAKASVALSFIAFVAFASSSIVSAFIFCRFN; encoded by the exons ATGAGCACAACCAAAAGTGAAGCTCCATCTGAAGAAAAGAGAGGTGGCAGAATGAAAAGGCACTCAGAgaagacagaagaagaagaagaagaagtgaaaccCTCAAAGAAGAAAGAGCAAAGGCAcaagcagcagcagcagcagcaccACTCAATTTCAAAACCTCCTTCAGCTCCAACCCTTCAAGACTCATTCAACAACTCTCACAGCAACCACTCTTTCAGCGAGAGTGACCTTCAGATGGTGGTGGCTAGCCAGTCTCAGTCCATGAGTGACGATGCCATCAAGGTCGTGAAGGAGGCAGTGAATAAGAGTATCAAGAGTGCGGCAGTGATGGCTGTGGAAAAAGTTGAAGAAGGGGCACGTGATGCTGTTGCTGATGATGATGGAGTGTCCAAGAAAGTGAGTAAGTGGTACATTGTTCTGCTCAGTCTCAGAATTGCTGCTTTTCTGTTCTGCAAGATAGCATTCTCTGTGTTGGTTTctgatagaaagaaaaaagtgcGTAAAGCACCACCATCAAGAAGATGGAATGAATCACCGCCAAACACGTGGTACACTTTTACCATTGAAACACCAGTACCAACTCCTGAACTAGACTATGATGAATTACATTGGTATCAGTTTCAGGAATTCAA GTACTGTTTATCAGTGAATGTGATAGGATTTGTGTATTCTGCATTACAAATATTTGATCTTGGGAAGTACTTCGTCACAAAACGACACACAATCGATCCCAAACTGCGTGGTTACCTCAACTTTGCTATGGATCAG GTGATGGCCTATCTTCTAATATCGGCATCATCTTCAGCTGCGACCACAGCACATTATTGGACAAACGAAGTTTCAGAGGGAGACAAGTTCTTGGAAATTGCGAAGGCATCCGTTGCTTTATCCTTCATTGCGTTTGTGGCCTTTGCATCTTCTTCTATTGTTTCAGCTTTCATCTTTTGCAGATTCAACTAG